CTCGGCTTTTGCAGCAGGCGCAGGTGCGGCAGCGGCCGGTGCAGCTTCAGCCTTTGCCGCAGCCGGAGCGGCCGCAGGGGCTGGAGCGGCAGCAGGTGCAGCGCCTTGTACTTTCAGCTTGAGGATGAAGTCGCCAGTGCCGACTTCGTCTTCCAGCTTGACCGCGATGCTTTCCACAATGCCGGCAGCCGGCGATGGGATTTCCATGGAGGCCTTGTCGGACTCCAGGGTGATCAGCGACTGGTCGGCTTCGACGGTGTCGCCGACCTTGACCAGCAGCTCGATGATCTTGGCCTTGCCCGACGAACCGATGTCCGGAACATGAATGTCCTGGACAGTCGCTGCGGCTGGAGCAGCCGCCGGGGCTGCAGGAGCCTCGGCAGCAGCGGCAGGTTTTTCCGCGGCAGGCGCCGGTGCAGCAGCGGCAGCAGGTGCCGCCGCAGGGGCCGCATCAGCGGCACCTTCGATTTCCAGTTCCAGCAGTTCGTCGCCTTCTTTCAGGCGGTCGCCCAGCTTCACTTTCAGGCTCTTGACCACGCCGGCCTTGGGAGCAGGGATTTCCATGCTCGCCTTGTCCGATTCCAGGGTCAGGATGCTCTGGTCGGCTTCGACGGTGTCGCCGACCTTCACAAACAGCTCGATTACTTCACCTTCACCGCTGCCGATGTCAGGTACGCGAATGAGTTCGCTCACAAAAAATCTCCTCAGCAGTCCAGTGGGTTGCGTTTTTCCGGGTTGATCCCGAACTTGACGATAGCGTCAGCTACCACCTTGGGTTCGATCTCACCGCGGTCAGCCAAGGCTTCCAGGGCTGCCAACACCACGAAGTGACGGTCGACTTCGAAGAAGTGACGCAGCTTCTTGCGGCTGTCACTGCGACCGAAACCGTCGGTGCCCAGGACTTTGAATTCCTTGGACGGGACCCACTGGCGAATTTGTTCAGCAAACAGTTTCATGTAGTCGGTAGAGGCAATGACTGGACCTTTACGGCCGGCCAGGCACTCTTCGACATAGCTCTGCGCAGGCTTCTGGCCCGGGTGCAGGCGGTTGTTGCGCTCTACGGCCAGGCCGTCGCGACGCAGTTCGTTGAAGCTGGTAACGCTCCAGACGTCGGCGCCGACGTTGAACTCTTCACGCAGGATCTTCGCCGCTTCACGGACTTCACGCAGGATGGTGCCGGAGCCCATCAGCTGCACGTGGTGCGCCGCTTCCTTGGTGTCTTCTTCGAGCAGGTACATGCCCTTGATGATGCCTTCTTCCACGCCGGCCGGCATGGCTGGCTGCTGGTAGGACTCGTTCATCACGGTGATGTAGTAGAAAACGTCCTGCTGCTCTTCGGTCATCTTCTTCATGCCGTCCTGGATGATCACCGCCAGCTCATAGCCGTAGGTTGGATCAAAGGTGCGGCAGTTCGGGATGGTGGCAGCCAGGATGTGGCTGTGACCGTCTTCGTGTTGCAGGCCTTCGCCGTTCAGTGTGGTACGGCCGGCGGTACCGCCGATCAGGAAACCACGGGTACGGCTGTCGCCCGCTGCCCAAGCCAGGTCGCCGATACGCTGGAAGCCGAACATCGAGTAGAAGATGTAGAACGGCAGCATCGGCTGGTTGTGGCTGGAGTACGAAGTGCCGGCAGCGATGAAGGAGCTCATGGCGCCCGCTTCGTTGATGCCTTCTTCGAGGATCTGGCCCTTCTTGTCTTCCTTGTAGAACATCACCTGGTCTTTATCGACTGGCTCGTAGAGCTGGCCGACGGAGGAGTAGATGCCCAACTGGCGGAACATGCCTTCCATACCGAAGGTACGGGCTTCGTCCGGGATGATCGGGACGATACGCGAGCCGATTTCCTTGTCCTTGACCAGCTGCGCGAGGATCCGCACGAAGGCCATGGTGGTGGAGATTTCACGGTCGCCCGAGCCGTCCAGGATTGCCTTGAGGGTATCCAGCGGAGGTGTAGGGATGTTGAAGCTCTTGGCGCGGCGCTGTGGCACGAAACCGCCCAGTGCGGTACGACGCTCGCTCAGGTAGCGGGCTTCGGCGCTGTTCGGCTCCGGCTTGAAGAACGGCAGGTTCTCCAGCTCTTCGTCCTTGACCGGGATGTCGAAGCGGTCGCGGAACAGCTTCAGGCTTTCAACATCAACCTTCTTGGTGTTGTGCGCAGTGTTTTTCGCTTCGCCGGCACCGGTGCCATAACCCTTGATGGTCTTGGCCAGGATGACGGTCGGTTGTTCTTTGTGGTTGACCGCTTCGTGGTACGCCGCATAGACCTTGTACGGGTCGTGGCCGCCACGGTTGAGTTTCCAGATCTCGTCGTCGGACAGGTCGGCAACCATCGCCTTGAGTTCAGGCGTGTTGAAGAAATGTTCACGTACGAACGCGCCGTCTTTGGCCTTGTAGTTCTGGTACTCGCCGTCGATGACTTCGTCCATGCGACGTTGCAGGATACCGTCGACGTCCTTGGCCAGCAGTGGGTCCCAGAAACGGCCCCAGATGACCTTGGTCACGTTCCACTGGGCACCGCGGAACACGCCTTCGAGTTCCTGGATGATCTTGCCGTTGCCGCGAACCGGGCCGTCGAGGCGCTGCAGGTTGCAGTTGATGACGAAGATCAGGTTGTCCAGCTTCTCGCGGCCGGCCAGGGAGATGGCACCCAGGGATTCCGGCTCGTCGCACTCGCCGTCGCCCAGGAAGCACCAGACTTTCTGCTTGCCTTCCGGGATGAAGCCACGGGCTTCCAGGTACTTCATGAAGCGTGCCTGGTAGATCGCCTGGATCGGGCCCAGGCCCATGGATACCGTCGGGAACTGCCAGAAATCAGGCATCAGCCAAGGGTGCGGGTAGGACGACAGGCCCTGGCCGTCGACTTCCTGGCGGAAGTTGTTCATTTGCTCTTCGCTGATGCGACCTTCCATAAACGCACGGGCGTAGACGCCTGGCGAGGTGTGGCCCTGGAAGTAGATCAGGTCGCCGCCGTGTTCTTCGGTCGGGGCCTGGAAGAAGTAGTTGAAGCCGATGTCATACAGGGTTGCGCTGGAAGCGAAGCTGGAGATGTGACCGCCCAGGTCAGAATCTTTCAAGTTCGTGCGCATTACCATCGCCATGGCGTTCCAACGTACCAGCGAGCGAATGCGGCGTTCCATGAACAGGTCGCCAGGCATGCGTGCTTCGTGGGTGACGGGGATGGTGTTGCGGTATGGCGTGGTGATGGCGTAGGGCAGTTGCGAGCCGCTGCGGGTCGCGAGTTCGCCCATACGGGTCATCAGGTAGTGAGCACGGTCTTCGCCTTCTTTGTCGAGAACCGATTCCAGGGCGTCCAGCCATTCCTGGGTTTCGACGGGATCGAGGTCTTGCATGGCTTGCTCCAGGGCGGAAAGGCTACCAGAATCGGTTGCCTGAAGTTTGCGACTGGCCTTGTGGGCAGACGACATAAATTCTTGGATGGCCGAAGGTTGCTTCGGCGTCCTGTAGTTTTACTACAAATCGTCGGCCATTTCAGCCTTTCGAATGTATATACGAGTAGTAAAACTACACAAGACCGAGCGGATTGCTCGGTCTGGCTGGTGAGCATAATCGTTATTGTTGATCTTTTGCGAACAAGAAAAGGTAGAAGTTTAATGTTGCCTGCCAAAAATTACATATTTTCAGCTATTTATCACCTTTGTTCGACAGTCCTTCATCGAGCGCGGTGCTTGCCTTCACAGCAGCAAGCCATTTACACGCCGACCAAGGATAGACCATGAGCCTTCCAACGCTGGCCGAACTGCCGGCCATTCTGTTGCCAAAGGCCCAGCGGGCCGAGCAGTCATTTCGTGACGCCGTGGCCGCGCTGGACGACGATCATGGCCTTTCTTCGTGGACGCCGCAACGGTGGGCCGACTTCGCCCGGGTGTGCGCCGCCAGTGATTTCGTCATTGAACAGAGTGTTCGTGACCCTTTGATGTTGCTCGAGCTGGCGGCCTGGGGCGAGCTGGACCGCGGCTTTGCGCCGGGCGAGCTGTGCGGGCAGATTGCCGGTGCCGTGCAACAGGCCGAAACAGAAGATGAGCTGGGCCGCGTACTGCGTCGTCAGCGTACGCGCCAGCAAGTGCGCATCATCTGGCGCGACCTGACCCGTCAGGCCGACCTGGTGCAAACCTGTCGTGACCTCTCCGACATGGCCGACGCCAGCATCGACCAGGCCTACCAATGGCTGTACCAGCGCCACTGCGTGCAGTTCGGCACACCGACCGGGCGGCGCAGCGGCGAGCCGCAGCATATGGTCATCCTCGGCATGGGCAAGCTCGGTGCGGTGGAGCTGAACCTGTCGTCGGATATAGACCTGATCTTCGCCTACCCCGAGGGCGGCGAAACCGTGGGCGTGAAGCGCTCCCTGGATAACCAGGAGTTCTTTATTCGTCTTGGTCAAAAATTGATCAAGGCCCTCGACCCGATGACCGTCGACGGCTTTGTGTTCCGTGTCGACATGCGCCTGCGTCCCTACGGTTCGGCCGGCGCCCTGGTGCTCAGCTTCAACGCGCTGGAGCAGTACTACCAGGACCAGGGTCGCGACTGGGAACGCTATGCCATGATCAAGGCGCGCGTGGTCGCCGGTGACCAAATGGCCGGTGCGCAGCTGCTCGATATGCTGCGGCCGTTCGTGTACCGCCGTTACCTGGACTTTTCCGCCATCGAGGCGCTGCGCACCATGAAGCAGCTGATCCAGCAGGAAGTCCGACGCAAAGGCATGGCCGACAATATCAAGCTGGGCTCGGGCGGCATCCGCGAAGTGGAATTTATCGCCCAGGCGTTCCAGCTGATCCATGGCGGCCGCGACCTCAGCCTGCAGCAGCGGCCGCTGCTCAAGGTGCTCGGCACCCTGGAAGGCCAGGGCTACCTGCCGCCGGCGGTGATCGCCGAGTTGCGTAATGGCTATGAATTCCTGCGTTACACCGAACATGCGATCCAGGCGATTGCCGACCGCCAGACCCAAATGCTTCCGGACAGCCCTGAAGACCAGGCGCGCATTGCCTTTATGCTCGGGTTTGCCGACTGGGCGGCCTTTCATGAGCGCCTGATGCATTGGCGTGGCCGTGTGGACTGGCACTTCCGCCAGGTGATTGCGGATCCTGATGAAGAAGAAGGGGCGGAAAGCGAGTTGGTCGTGGGCGGAGAATGGCTGCCGCTGTGGGAAGAGTCCCAGGATGAAGAGGCCGCCTGCCGTCAATTGGCTGAAGGCGGCTTCACCGACGCCACCAAGGCCCTTAAAGCCTTGGCCAGCCTGCGCAACAGCCCGCAACTGCGGGCCATGCAGCGCCTGGGGCGTGAACGCCTGGATGCCTTTATCCCGCGCTTGCTGGCCCAGGCCGTCGAGCACGCCAACCCGGACCTGGTGCTGGAGCGTGTACTGCCGCTGGTGGAGGCCGTCGCCCGGCGTTCCGCCTATCTGGTGCTGCTGACGGAAAATCCCGACGCCCTGCGCCGCCTGCTGACCCTGTGCGCCGCCAGCCCGTGGATCGCCGAGCAGATCACGCGCTTCCCGCTGCTGCTGGATGAGTTGCTCAACGAAGGCCGTCTGTTCAAGCCACCGCTGGCGCCGGAACTTGCCGCCGAGTTGCGCGAGCGCCTTACGCGCATCCCCGAGGATGACCTGGAGCAGCAGATGGAAGCCCTGCGGCACTTCAAGCTGGCCCACCGCCTGCGCGTGGCCGCTTCGGAAATCGCCGGCAGCCTGCCGTTGATGAAAGTCAGCGACTACCTGACCTGGCTCGCCGAAGCCATCCTCGAACAAGTGCTGGCCCTGGCCTGGCGCCAGACGGTGGCCCGCCACGGCTCGCCGCAGCGTTTGGACGGCACCTTGTGCGATCCTGGGTTCATCATTGTCGGTTATGGGAAAGTCGGCGGCATCGAACTGGGGCATGGTTCGGACCTGGACCTGGTGTTTATCCACGATGGCGACCCGCAGGCCGAGACCGACGGCGCCAAGCCGATCGACGGCGCGCAGTTCTTCACGCGCCTGGGCCAGCGGATCATTCATCTACTGACCACCCAGACCAACTCCGGCCAGTTGTATGAAGTGGACATGCGCCTGCGCCCATCCGGCGCATCCGGGTTGCTGGTCAGTTCCCTCGGGGCGTTTGACCGCTATCAACAAAATGAAGCATGGACCTGGGAACATCAGGCCCTGATCCGCGCGCGGGTGCTGGTGGGCAGCCAGGATGTGGGCCAGGCATTCGAGCGGGTACGGGCTAAGGTGCTGGGGCGTGAGCGCGACTTGGCGAAGTTGCGCCAGGAGGTCAGCGAGATGCGCGCCAAGATGCGTGACAACCTGGGTACCAAGGCCACGGCGGCCGGCACCGGCGCCAATGCCTTCGACGCCACGGTGCTGTTCGACCTCAAGCAGGACGCCGGAGGTATCGTCGATATTGAATTTATGGTGCAATACGCGGCTTTGGCGTGGTCTGCGCAACATCCATCGTTGCTGCGCTATACCGACAATATCCGCATTCTGGAAGGCCTGGAGCAGGTGGGTTTGATGCCCGCCGCCGATGCCCATCTGCTGCGCGAGGTGTATAAGGCCTACCGTTCCGCCGCGCATCGCCAGGCCTTGCAGAACGAGGCCGGTACGGTACCCGGTGATCAGTTCGCTGACGAACGGCGCCAGGTGATGCGAATCTGGCAGGCGCTGGGGTTGGGTTGAAACACTATTAGGGCGGGGAGGCATAAGCCTCCCCGCATCGTTTGTGGAAACTACATGAATATTCTGATCGTTGGGCCCAGTTGGGTCGGTGACATGGTGATGGCGCAGACTCTGTTCCAGAGCCTGCGTATGCGCTACCCGGACTGCCAGATCGACGTGCTTGCCCCCGAGTGGAGCCGGCCGATCCTCGAGCGCATGCCCGAAGTGCGCAAGGCCTTGAGCTTTCCGCTCGGCCACGGTGCCCTGGAACTGGCGACCCGCCGCCGCATCGGCAAATCCCTGGCGGGCCAGTACGACCAGGCGATCCTGCTGCCCAACTCGCTGAAGTCGGCGCTGGTGCCGTATTTTGCCGGTATCCCCAAGCGCACCGGCTGGCGCGGCGAGTTTCGTTATGTGCTGCTTAATGATGTACGCACGCTGGACAAGGCGCGTTACCCGCTGATGATCGAACGCTTCATGGCCCTGGCCTATGCGCCGGGCGTCGAGTTGCCCAAGCCGTACCCGCGGCCCAGCCTGCAGATCGACCCGGTCACCCGCGATGCGGCACTCGCCAAGTTCGGCCTGGTCCTGGATCGTCCGGTGTTGGCCCTGTGCCCCGGTGCGGAGTTTGGCGAGTCCAAGCGCTGGCCGTCGGACCACTACGCCAAAGTCGCCGAGATGAAGATTCGCGAAGGCTGGCAGGTGTGGTTGTTCGGTTCGAAAAACGATCACTCGGTGGGTGAAGACATTCGCCAGCGCCTGATCCCGGGCCTGCGCGAAGAGGCCGTCAACCTCAGTGGCGACACGTCCCTGGCCGAGGCCATCGACTTGCTCTCCTGTGCGGACGCCGTGGTGTCCAACGACTCCGGCCTGATGCATGTGGCCGCTGCGCTGAACCGCCCGTTGGTGGCGGTGTACGGCTCCACCTCGCCGGGCTTTACCCCGCCGCTGGCCGACCAGGTCGAAGTGGTGCGCCTGGGGCTGGAGTGCAGCCCGTGCTTTGATCGCACCTGCCGCTTCGGCCATTACAACTGCCTGCGCCAATTGCTGCCGCAGCCGGTAACCGATGCCTTGCAGCGATTGCAGGGCGACGTGGTCGAGGTTCACTGAGTTGCGGGTACTGGTAATCAAGACATCATCCCTGGGCGACGTGATCCATGCCTTGCCGGCACTGACTGACGCGGCACGGGCGATCCCCGGCATTCGCTTCGACTGGGTGGTGGAAGAAGGCTTTGCTGAAATCCCCACCTGGCACCCGGCGGTGGACAAGGTGATCCCGGTGGCGATCCGCCGCTGGCGCAAGAACCTCTGGCAAACCTTCAAGAGCGGCGAGTGGCGGCGCTTCAAGCAGCAAGTCCAGTCGACCAAATACGACCTCGTGATCGATGCCCAGGGCCTGTTCAAAAGCGCCTGGCTGACCCGCTACGTGCGGGCTCCGGTGGCCGGATTCGACAAACACTCGGCCCGTGAGCCGATTGCGGCGCGCTTCTACTCGCGGCGCCTGGCCGTGGCCCGTGGGCAGCATGCGGTGGAGCGTTTGCGCCAACTGTTCGCCGTGGCCCTCGGCTATGACTTGCCCAAAGGCCTGGGCGACTACGGCCTCAGCACCGAAAAACTGCTCGGCCTGCCGCCGAAAAAGCCCTTCGTCCTGCTGCTGCACGGTACTACCTGGGACACCAAGCATTGGCCCGAGGCCTACTGGCGCGAGTTGGCTGAACGCATGGGCCGTCTGGGCGTGGACGTGAAGTTGCCCTGGGGCAACGCCGCCGAAAAGGCCCGTGCGGAGCGCCTGGCCCAAGGCCTGAACAACGCCGAAGTGCTGCCCAAGCTGAACCTGGCCGGCGTGGCCCGGGTATTGGCCGGCGCCCGCGCCTGTGTGGCGGTGGACACCGGGCTGGGGCATTTGGCGGCGGCGCTGGATGTGCCGACCATTTCCCTGTTCGGCCCCACCAACCCCGGCCTGACCGGCGCCTACGGCAAGGGCCAGATTCACCTGGCCAGCGACTTTGCCTGTGCGCCGTGCCTGCAAAAACAATGTACCTATCAACCGACGGCCGACGACCTGCGTCGGTTCGACATCAAGCGCGAGTCGCCCCTGTGTTTCACGCGCTTGAACCCTGAGCGTGTGGCAACCCGGCTGAGCACGTTGTTACTGGCTGAGGAGCTGCACTGATGCAACTGGCTTTTGTTCTGTACAAATATTTCCCCTTCGGCGGCCTGCAGCGCGACTTCATGCGCATCGCCCTGGAGTGCCAGCGGCGCGGCCATCAGATTCGTGTCTACACGCTGATCTGGGAGGGCGACATTCCGCTCGGCTTCGAAGTGCTGGTGGCGCCGGTCAAGGCGTTCTTCAACCATCGGCGCAACGAGAAGCTCAGCGCCTGGATGGAGGCCGACCTGGCCAAGCGCCCGGTGGACCGCCTGATCGGCTTCAACAAGATGCCCGGCCTGGACGTGTACTACGCCGCCGACGGCTGCTTCGAAGACAAGGCACAAAACCTGCGCCATTCGCTGTACCGCAGTTTTGGCCGCTATCGCCACTTTGCCGAGTACGAGCGCGCGGTGTTTGCCAAGGACGCCAAGACCGAAGTCTTGATGATTTCCGAAGTGCAGCAGCCGCTGTTCATCAAGCATTACGATACGCCGCTGGAGCGCTTCCACCTGCTGCCACCGGGCATTGCCCAGGACCGCCGCGCGCCGCCGAATGCGGCCGAGATTCGTGAGGGGTTCCGCAAGGAGTTCAGCCTGGGCGATGACGACCTGCTGCTGGTGCAAATCGGTTCCGGCTTCAAGACCAAGGGCGTCGATCGCAGCCTGAAAGCGCTGGCCGCATTGCCGGCTGAGCTGAAAAAACGCACGCGCCTGTTTGTAATCGGCCAGGACGACCCCAAGGTATTCCAACTGCAAAGCGCCACCCTCGGGCTGGGCGATAACGTGCAGTTCCTCAAGGGGCGCAGCGATATTCCGCGCTTCCTGCTGGGCGCCGACCTGTTGATCCACCCGGCGTACAACGAAAACACCGGCACCGTGTTGCTCGAAGCCCTGGTGGCCGGGTTGCCGGTGCTGGTCTCGGCCGTGTGTGGTTATGCCCATTACATCGCCGAAGCCGACAGCGGCCTGGTGCTGGACGAGCCGTTTGAACAGGCTCAGTTGAACCGGTACCTGGCGCAGATGTTGACCGATTCTGCACAGCGCGCGGCCTGGGGCCGCAATGGGTTGGCCTTCGCCGAGACGGCCGACCTCTACAGCATGCCGCAGCACGCTGCGGATGTGATTCTGGCGGAGCCAAAACGATGAAGTTGATTCTTGCCGAACCGTTCAAGACGTTATGGGCCGGGCGTGATGCCTTCGCCGAAGTCGAGAAACTGCAAGGCCAGGTATTCCGTGAACTGGCGGCGCGTCGCACGCTGCGCACCGAGGTGGATGGCCGCCCGTATTTCGTCAAAATCCACCGCGGCATCGGCTGGGCGGAAATCTTCAAGAACCTGATCACCGCCAAGCTGCCGGTGCTCGGCGCAGGTCTGGAATGGGATGCCATTCACCGCTTGCAGGCGATCGGCGTACCGACCATGACCGGCGTGGCCTTCGGCGAAAAGGGCAGCAACCCGGCGGACCAGCACTCGTTCATCATCACCGAAGAGCTGGCGCCGACCATCAGCCTTGAAGACCTGACCGTCAACTGGGTCGCCGAACCGCCCACACCTGCACTGCGCCATGCGCTCACGGCCGAACTGGCGCGCATGGTCGGCGACATGCACCGGGGCGGCGTGAATCACCGCGACTGCTACCTGTGCCACTTCCTGCTGGACACGTCCAAGCCGATCGACCCACGCAACATCAAGCTCTCGGTGATCGACCTGCACCGGGCGCAAATGCGCGCCCATCTGCCGCTGCGCTGGCGCGACAAGGACCTCTCCGCGCTGTATTACTCGGCGTTGGACATCGGCCTGACCCGGCGCGATAAATTGCGTTTCCTCAAGGGCTACTTCCGCCAGCCGTTGCGCCAGGTCCTGGCCGAGCAGTCGGCGTCCCTGGGCCTGATGCAGCGCAAGGCCGACAAGCTCTACGCGCGCAAGCTACGTTATGGGGATGCGATCTGATGGCGGGTTGGAACCTGGAGCCTGCCTACGCCGCCCTGGCGGATGATTTTGGAAGCCTCGAAGCGGTGTTTGCCCTGCAAGGCGAGCGGCTGACCCGCGACCCGCTGTCGGAAGTGATCCGGGTGGAGCGTGGTGGGGTCAACTACTACGTCAAACGCTACACCGGCGCCGGCAAGGGCCTGCGGCGCTACCTGGGCAAGCCGCGGGTCAAGTCCGAATGGCAGAACCTCAAGCGCTTCGCCAAGTGGGGCATTCCCACCGCCGATGTGGTCGCCTGGGGCCTGGAGCGCAGCGGCCTGGCCTATGATCGTGGCGCAATGATCACCCGCGAGTTGCCGAGGACCGAAGACCTCTCGGTCCTGGCCGAACGTAAGGATGCGCGCCTGCGCGACCCCAAGTGGGTCAGCGCGGTCAGTCGCCAGCTCGCCGAATACACGCGCACCATGCACGATCATCGCTTTACCCATAACGACTTGAAGTGGCGCAACCTGCTGATCGACGACCAGGCCACCCTGTACCTGATCGATTGCCCCAACGGTGATTTCTGGCGCGGTTTCTGGCTCAAGTACCGCATCACCAAGGACCTGGCCTGCCTGGACAAGGTGGCCAAGTATCACTTGTCGGCCACTCAGCGCCTGCGCTTCTACATGCAGTACCGTGGGTGTCGGCACCTGAGTGAGTCGGACAAACGGCGGATTCGCCACGTAGTGAAGTTTTTCGAGGGACGTGAATGAGTGATTTCCTGGCGGCTGAAGATCGCGCCCTGCTGGAGCGCCACGGCCTCGCGACATTCGACGCCCTGTGGGCCCGGCAACTGGACGCGGTGGACGAGCCGAACACCAGCCGTGGCGGCTGGAGCAGCGTATTTCGCCTGGAACTCGACGGCCACGGCTATTACCTCAAGCGCCAGAGCAACTACCTCACGCGCAGCTTGCACCGGCCTTTGGGCGAGCCCAGTTTCTCCCGCGAGTTCCGCAATATCAGCCGTTACCGCAAGCTCGGGATCCCGGCGCTGCAGGCGGCGTTCTACGGCGAGCGCAAAGTCGCCGGTGAGCACCGCGCGATGCTGCTGACCCGTGCCCTGGACGGCTGGAATGACCTGGATTCATTGCTGGAGCAATGGGCGCAACTCAGCGATGCCCAGCACTGCGCGATCCTGCTGGCCTGCGGTCAACTGGCGCGCCGCCTGCACAGCGTCGGCCAGGTGCATGGCTGTTTCTACCCCAAGCATATTTTCCTGCAGGCCACCGGTGACGGCTACGCCGCGCAGTTGATCGACCTGGAGAAAACCCGCCCGCTGCTGTTCGGCTGGCGTGACCGGGTCAAGGACCTGGAGCCGTTGTTGCGCCGGGCACCGCAGTGGTCGGACGCACAGGTGCGTCAATTGCTGGCGGCTTACCTCGATCAGCCCGAGGGCAGCGCGCTCGTCACCACCTGGCTGCAACGCCTGACGAAGCGGCGTAGCCACAAGGAGAACCGCTGATGCGTTTGTCCGAGTTGAAGAACGCCGGCCGCAGGCCGAGCCTGCCCCTCACTGTCGACCTGGCGGATGCCGCCGGCCCGGGGCAACTGCAACTGCTGAGCCTGTTGCGGGTATTGCCGGGTGAGCGTTACGTGGGCGCGGCGGTATGGCGCGGGCGTCCGGTGCTGGCCAAATTATTAGTGGGCAGCAAGGCCGCACGGCATTTCCAGCGTGAACTCAGCGGCGTACGCCTGCTGGCCGAGCAAGGCCTGACCACCCCGCTGTTGCTCGCCGATGGCTTGCAGGACGGCGAGGGCGGCTGGCTGCTGTTCGAGTTTATCGAAGGTGCCGAGAGCCTGGCCGATGCCTGGCACGCCGTTGAAGCGCTACCGCCACTGGCCGAGGAGCAAACCGCCGTGCTGGCCGAGGCCCTGGGTGCGATCGGCCAGATGCATGCCAAGGGCCTGTGGCAGGAAGACCTGCACCTGGACAACCTGCTGCGCCAGGACGGCAAGCTGTACTTGATCGATGGCGCCGGCATTCGTGTGGAGGAGGCGGGCAAGCCACTGTCGCGCAACCGCGTGCTGGAAAACCTCGGGGTGTTTTTCGCCCAGTTGCCGAAAAACCTCGAGCCGTTTACCGAAGAACTGCTGGTGTACTACCTGCTGAGCAACGGCGAGCACGCCTTGCCCCTGCAAGCCCTGGAAAAACAGGTGCGCAAGGTCAGCGCCTGGCGCCTGAAGGACTTGTTGAACAAGGTGGGCCGCGACTGCACGCTGTTCAGTGTGGTGCGTGGCGCCTTTGCCTTGCGTGCGATCCGTCGCGAGGAAGAACCGGCGATGCTGCCGGTGCTGGAGCAGGCGGATGCGTTGCTCGACCAGGGCCACCTGTACAAGACCGGTGGTGCGGCCAGCGTGGCCAAGGTCGACGTAGCCGGCCGGCCCTTGGTGATCAAGCGCTACAACATCAAGGGCGTTGCCCATTGGCTCAAGCGCTTCTGGCGCCCGAGCCGCGCTTGGCATTCCTGGCGCGAAGGCAATCGCCTGGCCTTCCTCGGCATCGCCACGCCCAAGCCGCTGGCCGTCCTGGAAAAGCGTTTTTTCTGGCTGCGCAGCCGCGCTTACCTGGTCACCGAATACCTGCCGGGCCCGGACATCATCGAGCGGTTCGCGCCCTATATCGAACACGGTGACGCGCCGGAAAACGAACTGTTGGCGCTGGACCAGTTGTTCGCCGAGCTGATTCGCGAGCGCATCAGCCATGGCGACTTCAAGGGCCATAACCTGTTCTGGGATAAGGATCGCTGGTCGCTGATCGACCTCGACGCGATGTGCCAACACAGCTCTGCCGCCAGCTTCGCCCCGGCGTATGCCAGGGACCGTGCGCGGTTTATGCGGAACTGGCCTGAGAGTAGTGCGTTGTATCAGCTGATTGATCAGCGTTTGCCGAAGCAACCGACCTGACCGTTCCCGCGCAGGGTGACCGATCAAGAGCTGTTGCCTGAGCAACAGTTATCAGACAGTTGTTGGCCCAGAACGACAGCCCGCCTTAACCCGCAAACGTTATCCCCTTGATTTGATGTAATAAAAAACCTGGCACGGGCTCTGCAATGCCTCTTGGTGAACCCTTTCACCCGTCGCAGCGGAGCCCTGTATGCCTTCCAGCCTTTCCTCGCTTTCCCGTTTGATCTGCCTTGGCGCCGTGCTGTTGCTGGGCCATGTCG
This genomic window from Pseudomonas marginalis contains:
- a CDS encoding lipopolysaccharide kinase InaA family protein; its protein translation is MRLSELKNAGRRPSLPLTVDLADAAGPGQLQLLSLLRVLPGERYVGAAVWRGRPVLAKLLVGSKAARHFQRELSGVRLLAEQGLTTPLLLADGLQDGEGGWLLFEFIEGAESLADAWHAVEALPPLAEEQTAVLAEALGAIGQMHAKGLWQEDLHLDNLLRQDGKLYLIDGAGIRVEEAGKPLSRNRVLENLGVFFAQLPKNLEPFTEELLVYYLLSNGEHALPLQALEKQVRKVSAWRLKDLLNKVGRDCTLFSVVRGAFALRAIRREEEPAMLPVLEQADALLDQGHLYKTGGAASVAKVDVAGRPLVIKRYNIKGVAHWLKRFWRPSRAWHSWREGNRLAFLGIATPKPLAVLEKRFFWLRSRAYLVTEYLPGPDIIERFAPYIEHGDAPENELLALDQLFAELIRERISHGDFKGHNLFWDKDRWSLIDLDAMCQHSSAASFAPAYARDRARFMRNWPESSALYQLIDQRLPKQPT